The sequence CCGCACCCCCCGGCTCTGGTTCATGAATTTTTTATAATCGATGGGAACCGCCAGATCGCCCACTGCGTCATCTAGCGAGCGAAATTTATCGAGCCCTTTTCTCAAATTCGACTGCGCCCCCTTGTGTTGGCGCTGCTGAATTTTCACGAACCCCGCCGCTATCTGTATCAAGCCCTGATAAAAAAGCTTCACCCTCGGCTCGGCATGCATCCAGACCCGCTCCCACGCCTCATGGGCATACCAGTACTCCCGCTGGTTGAACAGGAACACACCGGCGTCGCTGTCTGGCGTCCAGGGGATTATGTAGAGAGACATTTGGGCTTCTTCATTTTCTGGTATTTTTTTGTCTGTGTCATTCTATTGTCTAGTCTGAATCAAAATTTGCACAAAAAAAACCCGCCGACCTTTCGATCAGCGGGCTTTTTTAATATACCCCGGCGACGACCCACTCTCCCACGAAAAAGATCGCAGTACCATAGGCGCTGGCGGGCTTAACTTCCGTGTTCGGGATGG is a genomic window of Nitrospinaceae bacterium containing:
- a CDS encoding DUF309 domain-containing protein, translating into MSLYIIPWTPDSDAGVFLFNQREYWYAHEAWERVWMHAEPRVKLFYQGLIQIAAGFVKIQQRQHKGAQSNLRKGLDKFRSLDDAVGDLAVPIDYKKFMNQSRGVRVSLLDQGEARLEAKPWDLWPQIEYLKAGD